The Georgenia sp. TF02-10 genome window below encodes:
- a CDS encoding ECF transporter S component, producing the protein MAFLWPLLAESGATLTDGTTAPLVLGVVVLAVLAVLFVGLADGGIDVKAIAVLGLLAALGAVLRPLAAGTAGVETVFVTIILGGRVLGPGFGFVLGSTTIFASALLTGGVGPWLPFQMLGASWVGLGAGLLPGRARGGRELAVLAAYGAVASLGYGLLMNLSFWPFQLGGATALSYVPGAGVGENLHRFVLYSVTTSLGWDLGRAITTAVGVLVLGRPVLATLRRAARRARFGPPAGPAEPARPAGPSRRPAAAPAVQEVTQSPPERGRRPDLSA; encoded by the coding sequence ATGGCGTTCCTCTGGCCCCTGCTCGCCGAGTCCGGCGCCACGCTCACCGACGGCACCACCGCCCCGCTCGTCCTCGGCGTCGTGGTCCTGGCGGTCCTGGCCGTGCTGTTCGTCGGCCTCGCCGACGGTGGCATCGACGTCAAGGCCATCGCCGTCCTCGGCCTGCTGGCCGCGCTGGGCGCCGTGCTGCGCCCGCTCGCCGCCGGCACCGCGGGGGTGGAGACGGTATTCGTGACGATCATCCTGGGTGGGCGGGTGCTCGGGCCGGGCTTCGGGTTCGTGCTGGGCTCGACGACGATCTTCGCCTCCGCGCTCCTCACCGGCGGGGTCGGGCCGTGGCTGCCGTTCCAGATGCTCGGCGCATCCTGGGTGGGGCTCGGTGCCGGGCTGCTGCCCGGCCGGGCCCGCGGCGGCCGTGAACTGGCGGTGCTGGCGGCCTACGGCGCTGTGGCCTCGCTGGGGTACGGGCTGCTGATGAACCTGTCCTTCTGGCCCTTCCAGCTGGGCGGGGCCACCGCCCTGTCCTACGTCCCCGGCGCCGGGGTGGGTGAGAACCTGCACCGGTTCGTCCTCTACAGCGTGACGACCTCCCTCGGCTGGGACTTGGGCCGCGCGATCACCACCGCGGTGGGCGTCCTCGTGCTCGGCCGCCCCGTCCTGGCCACGCTGCGCCGGGCGGCGCGCCGCGCCCGGTTCGGCCCGCCGGCCGGTCCGGCCGAACCGGCTCGTCCCGCCGGGCCGTCCCGCCGGCCCGCCGCAGCGCCGGCCGTGCAGGAAGTAACACAATCTCCGCCGGAGCGAGGGCGGCGGCCCGACCTTTCCGCATGA